The genomic window AGATAACTAAGACTTACTGCCATTATTACAACAACGGTTATTACTCTTTTCATTTCTAATTGCCTCCTGAAATTTATTAATTCCAACAAAGATATCATTCTTCTCACAAATATTTATTTTTCGGCAATTTTATCCAATGCGTCCAATGCTTCACCAGACAGTTTTATATCTGCACTGCTGATATTTTCAAGCAGATGAGCTGATGATGATGTCCCCGGAATCAGCAAAATATTCGGTGAACGGTGAAGCAGCCATGCCAGTGCTGTCTGCATTGGTTTACAGCCTAATTCTTCTGAAATTTCCGTAAGGATTGATGACTGCAGAGGATTAAAACCTCCAAGCGGAAAATACGGCACATATGCAATGCCCTGCTCTGCTAATTTATCAATCAGCATGTCATCTTCACGGTTAGCCAGATTATAACTATTCTGCACACACACAATGTCAGTTATTTTCTGTGCTTCTTCTATCTGCTCTGCTGTAGCATTACTAATACCAATATGACGGATCAGTCCTTTTTGCTTAAGCTCTGCAAGTGTTTCCATCTGTTTTGCCACAGAGTTATCAGTAGGCCCGAATTCAGTACCCATAACACGATAATTAACAATATCAAGTACATCAAGATTCAAATTACGCAGATTATCATGCACTGCCTGTGTCAATTCTTCGGGTGAATCAGCTCTCTGCCAGACTTTAGCTGACGGACGGACACATCCTATCTTAGTAACTATCACTAAATCTTTAGCATAAGGATGTAATGCTTTTTGTATAATTTCATTAGTAACATGCGGCCCATAAAAATCTGATGTATCAATATGATTTATTCCTGCTTCGACTGCTGTACGCAGGACTTTCACTGCCTCATCAGTATCTTTCGGCGGCCCCCATACTCCCGGCCCAGCAAGCTGCATTGCGCCGTAACCCATTCTTTGTACTGTAAGCCGTGAGTTTGAAAATGTAAACTGACCCCCTGCTGATACTGCTTTTGTTTTATCATTTAAATTCATATAAATACCTCCGTTTTTAATTTCCTGCTTCTTGAGAAAATAATTCTGATAACCAGAAAATCATATTACTTATATTTCAAATTATCTTCTCACAGTTCTTTGTAATTTCGACCAACAATTTCATATTATAAAGTTATTTGAAAATAATTCCATTTACTTTATATTGTATATTATATACAATTAACTGAAAAATTCCTATGTACTGTAATATGATATTTTTTCCAAAATCAATCATCTCATTGTACTATAGTACAATATTTCCCCAAAACATAAAGCAGCTCATAATTCAGGGACTGATCAAATAGAATTATCTATAAATAACAGGACAAATAAAGAAGTTTTATCAAGGTACCGCCTGTTATTTTTGACACGGCAATAAAAAAGTACAGTCTTAGTTCATCTGTACTCTTGTTTATTATTAATTAATTTTCACTTTTAAATACCGATTCTCAATATATTCTGATATCAAAAATCTCCAAAAAAGATTACATCCAACATTAGAATACTTAAGAAAATTTCCAATCCATACGGACAATAGAAAATAATTATTTTATTTTGCTTTATTGACCGCATGCCACTTGATTTTCTATCCATTTATTATATACCTGAGCCAATTCACGCCTGTTAGCCACCTCAGTTTTAATAAAAATATTATGTACGTGTGTTTTTACAGTACCTATAGATATATATAAACTTTCGCTTATTAGTTTATTATTCTTGTCCTCAAGCAGATGTTTGAAAACTTCCTGTTCCCTGACTGTGAAAAGATGTGCATCACAAAACAAATGGAATATATAATAATCATGTTCATCATCATTATTTGATTTATCTTTCATTCTAGACCTGTAATTATTCCTTGGAGATATTACACGTATATCCTCTTTTTCTCTGGAATCAAACATAAAGAAATTAAAAAAATAACTTATAATTATCATAGACTGGCTGATTCTAAGAATATCTTCCGAAAAATTTCTATTAGTAATATTTAGAATTGTATCTGAATAAACATCAATTTTGAAGATCACAAAACTATCTTCAATAAAAACAAGACACGACATTAAAAGCGTGTATTTCATTATTTTTTTATATTTGCCGAGAAGTTCGTTCTCCTTAATTATTTCATCATTTTTCAATATACTTAATATGTATATATTAAATAAAATAAAAAAAACATCTCCTGGTACATAAAACAGCCAGGATTTAAAAGCAGTCCTCTTCATTACAGGAATTATAAATAAAAATATAGTCAGAAGCCCTAAAGCAAAATACCATATTCTGGGATTTTTTAAATTTAAAAATATGCTGTTAATCATAATATAAACAGCTAAAATAGAAATTATGATCAATGTTTTATACGTAGGAACTGAAATAACAAGATTATTATATGAAATAGAAAAAGTATTTATGAACTCTGTCATATAGATCACAATATTATCAAATAAATATAAGCTAAACAAAATACTAACTGCAAAATAACAATTATTTTTTGTTTTCAAATAATAAAAGCCAGACAAAGTAAGTACAACACTATATAAAATTATCAAAAATACATTATAAATGAAAATTGTAACTTCCATTAACTTTTATCCTCCTAAAAATGAACCCATTTTTTTTAGACATTAAAATTATATCATACAACAAGAAATATGTAAATGAGAGTATTTTGATATTTTATTGGACGGATAAATAAAGAAGGTACAGGAAAAAAATTATTTAATAAATTAAAAAGCATCCTGAAAAGGATGCTTTTTTGACATATAAATTCTTATAATATTTGTTTTTATTATAATTTAACATACCAAATTCAAACCTTTTATTACAAATATTTTGATTTAGAGATTTACATAACCACCTGTGAACATCATATTTTTCTGCTGTCAAAAAACCGTTTTTTGCATTCTGATATAACTGAATTTTTTTAACAAATAATAAAACTACTACTGTGTTATTAAAGTTCCGCTTTCACCTTTAACTGCCTGCTGTACTTTTTCCAGAGAACATATCACTGCTTTTCTGCCAGTACCGCTTTTTACAAACATCATTGCAGCCTCTACCTTGGGAAGCATGCTTCCAGGTGCAAAATGTCCTTCATCACAGTATCTTTCAGCTTCTTTTACAGTCATCTCTGCCAGATCTTTTTGTTCCGGCTTTCCAAAGTTTACAGCTACCCTGTCAACTGCAGTCAAAATAAATAAATAGTCTGCTCCGACAAGTTCTGCAAGTTTTTCCGCAGCGAAATCCTTATCAATAACAGCAGAAACCCCCTCTAAAGTGCCGTCATCATTTTTAGAAACCGGAATACCGCCCCCGCCGCAGGCTACTACAATAAAGTTATTTGCAGTTAAATCCAAAACAGCATCCTTTTCTGCAATATCAATAGGCTTTGGAGAAGCAACAACCGTTCTGTAACCTCTTCCTGAATCTTCCACAAATGTCAGATCAGGATTTGATTTTTTGAGTTCATCGGCTTTTTCTTTTGTATAAAAACTTCCAATTGGTTTTGTCGGATTTGAAAAAGCTTTGTCATTTTTATCAACTATAACCTGTGTCACAACAGTAACAACATTACGCTTTACTTGTTGACTCAGAAGTTCTTTTTTTATTCCCTGCTGTAAATGATAACCAATATAACCCTGACTCATAGCTGTACATTCTGCAAGTTCCATTTCACAAACTTTGTCGTCAATAGCAGATGCCGTATCAAAGGCAAGTTTTATTGTCCCGACCTGCGGCCCGTTACCATGGCTTACAATAATCTCATGTCCGTCTTTTATAAGTCCAACTAATGGTTTTGCTGCTTTTTCTATCATTTCAATCTGCTCTTTAGGGTTATTCCCTAACGCATTTCCACCTAATGCAATAACAATTTTTGACATTTTCACGCTCCTTATTTTGCTTTTGGCATGTGCTGTGTTATACAGTGGACATTTCCTCCGCCGTACACCACTTCTTTAGTTGCAACACCTACAATTTTTCTGTCCGGAAACATAGCTTTGATCTGCTCTAATGCTAAGCTGTCATTTTCATCGCCATATTGAGGAACAATTACACCACCGTTTACAATTAAGAAATTCATATACGATGCTATACACACGTCACCATCTTCACGCGGCATAGTTCCTTCCACAGAATCAATAGCTTCTGCACCTTCTAATAAAATAGGTGTCTTAGTTAAACATAATTTGTGGACTTTTAATTTACGTCCTTTAGCATCAGTTGCCTCAGTCAGAGTTTTGTAAGCATCCTGTG from Sebaldella sp. S0638 includes these protein-coding regions:
- a CDS encoding response regulator transcription factor, which translates into the protein MEVTIFIYNVFLIILYSVVLTLSGFYYLKTKNNCYFAVSILFSLYLFDNIVIYMTEFINTFSISYNNLVISVPTYKTLIIISILAVYIMINSIFLNLKNPRIWYFALGLLTIFLFIIPVMKRTAFKSWLFYVPGDVFFILFNIYILSILKNDEIIKENELLGKYKKIMKYTLLMSCLVFIEDSFVIFKIDVYSDTILNITNRNFSEDILRISQSMIIISYFFNFFMFDSREKEDIRVISPRNNYRSRMKDKSNNDDEHDYYIFHLFCDAHLFTVREQEVFKHLLEDKNNKLISESLYISIGTVKTHVHNIFIKTEVANRRELAQVYNKWIENQVACGQ
- a CDS encoding aldo/keto reductase family oxidoreductase, with the translated sequence MNLNDKTKAVSAGGQFTFSNSRLTVQRMGYGAMQLAGPGVWGPPKDTDEAVKVLRTAVEAGINHIDTSDFYGPHVTNEIIQKALHPYAKDLVIVTKIGCVRPSAKVWQRADSPEELTQAVHDNLRNLNLDVLDIVNYRVMGTEFGPTDNSVAKQMETLAELKQKGLIRHIGISNATAEQIEEAQKITDIVCVQNSYNLANREDDMLIDKLAEQGIAYVPYFPLGGFNPLQSSILTEISEELGCKPMQTALAWLLHRSPNILLIPGTSSSAHLLENISSADIKLSGEALDALDKIAEK
- the arcC gene encoding carbamate kinase — its product is MSKIVIALGGNALGNNPKEQIEMIEKAAKPLVGLIKDGHEIIVSHGNGPQVGTIKLAFDTASAIDDKVCEMELAECTAMSQGYIGYHLQQGIKKELLSQQVKRNVVTVVTQVIVDKNDKAFSNPTKPIGSFYTKEKADELKKSNPDLTFVEDSGRGYRTVVASPKPIDIAEKDAVLDLTANNFIVVACGGGGIPVSKNDDGTLEGVSAVIDKDFAAEKLAELVGADYLFILTAVDRVAVNFGKPEQKDLAEMTVKEAERYCDEGHFAPGSMLPKVEAAMMFVKSGTGRKAVICSLEKVQQAVKGESGTLITQ